One window of the Methanorbis furvi genome contains the following:
- a CDS encoding DUF473 domain-containing protein, with product MMQLIGLAGISPEVIAELKKGRPRTVEFVSAQNVVSASAVKVGDPVFLSSVPQDDLTAGDPGIIATVTASATTMQRISSTVPGVYYEERERLSVRLQLKIACTSHVKRVLDRGCCKILLVDVVECSCPRAK from the coding sequence ATGATGCAGCTGATAGGTCTTGCCGGAATCTCTCCCGAAGTTATTGCTGAACTGAAGAAGGGCCGCCCGAGAACGGTGGAGTTTGTCAGTGCCCAGAATGTGGTGTCTGCCTCTGCGGTAAAAGTTGGCGATCCGGTGTTTCTCTCTTCTGTTCCGCAGGATGACCTGACCGCAGGAGATCCTGGAATCATCGCAACGGTTACCGCTTCTGCAACCACGATGCAGCGGATCTCCAGTACTGTTCCCGGTGTTTACTATGAGGAGCGGGAGCGTCTGTCTGTTCGTCTGCAGCTGAAGATCGCCTGCACATCCCATGTCAAACGGGTTTTGGATCGCGGATGCTGCAAAATCCTTCTTGTGGATGTGGTGGAGTGCAGCTGTCCGCGGGCAAAATAA
- a CDS encoding GTP-binding protein: MGLDEEIKSLEDEIRNTKYNKATSQHIGRLKAKLAKIKDDAVSRAMKSAGGGEGYSVKKSGDGTIVLVGFPSVGKSTLLNKLTGAESETGAYAFTTLTVVPGLMEYKGAKIQILDIPGLIAGAAMGKGRGKEVIAVVRTADLIVILGDVFNGVHVDVLMHELYDAGIRINKPKPDITIKRTGFGGIRLNTVGAVSIDVEEVRAILAESKVMNADVLIRGNNVTQDDVIDAMMGNRMYIPAFIAINKVDLVSENERKEVENGMREKYGVDPIMISAHSGYNLDKLQDAIYDYLGFIRIYMKPYGEEADMEEPMIMRKGSTIEDVCRRLHRDFVDQFRYAKIWGTSVKHDAAKVGLQHKVADGDVVTIVTKL; encoded by the coding sequence ATGGGCCTTGATGAAGAGATCAAATCCTTGGAGGATGAGATCAGAAATACCAAATATAACAAGGCAACTTCGCAGCATATCGGTCGGCTCAAAGCCAAACTCGCCAAGATTAAGGATGATGCCGTCAGCCGCGCAATGAAGTCTGCCGGAGGTGGCGAAGGATACTCGGTGAAAAAATCCGGCGACGGAACGATCGTACTGGTAGGTTTCCCGTCGGTTGGTAAGTCCACACTCCTGAATAAGCTGACCGGAGCAGAAAGCGAGACCGGTGCATATGCGTTCACAACCCTGACAGTAGTCCCGGGACTCATGGAGTATAAGGGTGCAAAGATTCAGATTCTGGATATTCCGGGACTCATTGCAGGAGCAGCAATGGGCAAAGGCCGCGGAAAGGAAGTAATCGCGGTCGTCAGAACAGCAGATCTGATTGTCATTCTCGGAGATGTCTTCAACGGCGTTCATGTGGATGTGCTGATGCACGAACTTTACGACGCAGGTATCAGGATCAATAAACCAAAACCTGACATCACCATCAAAAGGACCGGGTTTGGCGGTATCCGCCTGAATACTGTCGGTGCAGTTAGCATTGACGTTGAAGAGGTCCGTGCAATCCTTGCAGAAAGCAAGGTCATGAACGCAGATGTCCTCATCCGCGGCAACAATGTGACGCAGGATGATGTAATTGATGCGATGATGGGCAATCGTATGTATATCCCTGCATTCATCGCCATCAACAAAGTGGACCTGGTCTCTGAGAACGAACGAAAAGAGGTGGAGAATGGAATGCGGGAAAAGTACGGTGTTGACCCGATTATGATCTCTGCGCACTCAGGCTACAATCTCGACAAACTGCAGGATGCCATCTATGATTATCTTGGATTCATCCGCATCTACATGAAGCCGTACGGCGAAGAGGCTGATATGGAAGAGCCGATGATCATGCGAAAAGGCAGTACCATTGAAGATGTCTGCCGCAGACTTCACCGCGACTTCGTGGACCAGTTCAGATATGCAAAGATCTGGGGAACCTCAGTCAAACATGATGCGGCAAAGGTCGGCCTTCAGCACAAAGTTGCCGACGGCGATGTTGTTACGATCGTAACAAAACTCTAA
- a CDS encoding NAD(P)/FAD-dependent oxidoreductase: protein MCYFSMYDVIVVGAGPTGSTAARLCADAGLSTLVIEEHAAVGYPVQCAGLLSNSAFAECEVSGASVFNTVSGAKICGSPGHELSFDAKVSKAYVVDRGRLDHEMAERAADSGAEFFLKTYVTSINPEKRVITTTGVRGKEEMPYKILIAADGPRSVVARGLGIAPSRFVYSGIQAEVRWDGSPHLVELHPNASPDFFAWVIPLSASRARIGLCGLKDVPARFAAFAAKFSPSNIHEVTGTIPLGIRSRTYGSGCMIAGDAAGFPKPTSGGGVYTGARSARHAASVAIDACELGDFSDKMLSGYEKLWHADFGRELELGMKAMNLRRTLSPDEIDRAIDALNTPETLDIILNSGDMDKPSALLRKLMFRPELIRTFGVLGIKSMIRSMMD from the coding sequence TTGTGTTACTTCTCCATGTATGATGTCATCGTGGTCGGTGCAGGACCGACCGGCTCCACCGCTGCCCGCCTTTGTGCTGATGCCGGACTTTCGACGCTTGTTATTGAAGAGCATGCGGCAGTCGGCTATCCGGTGCAGTGTGCCGGGCTTTTGTCCAACTCAGCATTTGCCGAGTGTGAGGTTTCCGGTGCGAGTGTTTTCAATACAGTCAGCGGCGCAAAAATCTGCGGCTCGCCCGGGCATGAGCTTTCCTTTGATGCAAAAGTGTCAAAGGCATATGTCGTGGACCGCGGACGGCTGGATCATGAGATGGCAGAACGCGCAGCAGATAGTGGTGCGGAATTTTTTCTGAAAACATATGTCACAAGCATCAATCCGGAAAAACGGGTGATCACCACGACCGGTGTCCGGGGAAAAGAAGAGATGCCATATAAAATTCTCATCGCAGCCGACGGACCGCGCAGTGTTGTTGCCAGAGGTCTTGGTATTGCCCCGTCGCGTTTCGTTTACTCAGGCATTCAGGCTGAAGTACGGTGGGACGGCAGTCCCCATCTTGTAGAGCTTCATCCAAACGCTTCGCCGGATTTTTTTGCCTGGGTGATTCCGTTGTCTGCATCCCGCGCACGAATAGGACTCTGTGGTTTGAAGGATGTTCCCGCACGGTTTGCTGCGTTCGCCGCGAAATTTTCTCCATCCAACATACATGAGGTTACAGGCACCATTCCCTTAGGCATCAGAAGCCGCACCTACGGCTCAGGCTGTATGATTGCTGGCGACGCTGCCGGTTTTCCAAAACCCACTTCAGGCGGAGGGGTCTACACCGGTGCCCGTTCGGCACGCCATGCGGCCTCCGTCGCCATTGATGCCTGCGAGCTCGGGGACTTTTCTGACAAAATGCTTTCAGGGTATGAAAAACTCTGGCACGCAGACTTCGGCAGGGAGCTGGAGCTTGGCATGAAAGCGATGAACCTTCGCCGCACGCTTTCCCCTGATGAGATAGACAGAGCGATTGATGCTCTCAATACGCCCGAAACGCTTGATATCATCCTAAACTCCGGCGACATGGATAAGCCCTCGGCACTCTTGAGAAAACTGATGTTTCGACCCGAACTCATCCGCACCTTTGGCGTTCTCGGTATAAAATCCATGATACGAAGTATGATGGATT